Genomic window (Achromobacter sp. B7):
GTACTTACGTACTCGTCTCCTCAAGCAGTGAATTCTCTCGGAGAAGGCAGTTCGCGCAAAACCGCCTCAAACGTTCATATACGTAAAAGAGCGGGCTTGCCAACAAACCATGACAAACGCACAAAACTGATAGCGGCCGGCATTCAAGGACGAAGTCGCAACAGATGGACCCAAAACCGAAGGCTCGTGACGCACCTGGTTTTAGATCCTGGACTAAGTTCTTGAACTGTTTGCCTTTTGCGTACAGATTTTGCGCGCGAAATAAAGCAGTAAGCCCTTTAGCATAACTGAGATCAAGGCGTACTGTCAAAGTATTTTGTAAGCCCCCGGACGCCGCGCGTTGGCGGCAAAAAGGCAGGGACTTAGGGCCGGCTGGCGCAAAATAGGGTCACGTAGCAGGACGGATCCAACCCTTTGAAACGCGCCGCGCCGCACTCGTCGGACGTTGCGGTGCCTGGGGTAAACCATGAGTATTTTTGGCCTACGGCGCAGTGTAGCTCCGGGCGGGCGTTAATGGTCGGCGAACAAGTAACCGCTGCCGTACACCGTGCGGATGGGCAACATCACGCCCGCCAATTCCGCTTTGCGCCGCAAGCGGCTGACGATCACGTCGATGCTGCGCGATCCGCTAGATCGCACGCCACCGCCTTCCACCCGAAGTTCGTCGCCCAGCTCCGACCGGCCCACTGCCCTGCCCGCCACTTCCAGCAATGAACGGACGATGAGGCGTTCGTTGGCCGACAGCGAGATCGTGGCGCCCGAGGGCGCAGCCAGCGTCCAGCCCTGGTCTCGCAACTCCCATTGGCCGTTGACCGGCTCCTCGTCCGCCTTGTTGTCGGGTGTCGCGGGCAGGCGGCGCGCCAGCGCCAGCAGGATGCAGGAGAGTTCGCGCGGATCCTGCGGTTCGGGCAGACAGGCGTCGGCGCCGCTTTGCAGGCAGCGCAGGCGGCTGTCCACCGACATGCCCCGTCCGGTAACCACGATTCCCATCGACGAAGATCCGTGCAGGCGCGCAACCAGGGCATAGCCGATTTCACCCATCGCCCCCACATCGAGGATCACGGCATCGTAGGTGCCGCTATCGAGTAATCCGAACAGCTCAAGGGATGTCGAGCACCCGCGCGCGGAAATTCCGGCTTGCAGCAACGCGGACACGGCGGCGTTTCGGGCGACCTCGTCCGGCGACATCATAAGTATGCGCAATTGATTCATAGCTAATTCCACCTCTGACCCGAGCCCCGCTGCCGACCGTTTGTGACGTCGGCGAAGGGGACGGTTGAGACAGTGTGGCGTGGTGTTACGCAACAACTCCAGTCAATATTCGTTAACTTTGCAATGTTTGACAGTTCTTGCCACAACGTAGCCAGACTCTCACTTGCCCGAGTTATCATTCGTTTACAC
Coding sequences:
- a CDS encoding response regulator transcription factor encodes the protein MNQLRILMMSPDEVARNAAVSALLQAGISARGCSTSLELFGLLDSGTYDAVILDVGAMGEIGYALVARLHGSSSMGIVVTGRGMSVDSRLRCLQSGADACLPEPQDPRELSCILLALARRLPATPDNKADEEPVNGQWELRDQGWTLAAPSGATISLSANERLIVRSLLEVAGRAVGRSELGDELRVEGGGVRSSGSRSIDVIVSRLRRKAELAGVMLPIRTVYGSGYLFADH